A region of Pseudomonas saponiphila DNA encodes the following proteins:
- the cysN gene encoding sulfate adenylyltransferase subunit CysN — MSHQSDLISEDILAYLGQHERKELLRFLTCGNVDDGKSTLIGRLLHDSKMIYEDHLEAITRDSKKVGTTGDDIDLALLVDGLQAEREQGITIDVAYRYFSTAKRKFIIADTPGHEQYTRNMATGASTCDLAIILVDARYGVQTQTRRHSFIASLLGIKHIVVAINKMDLKDFDEGVFESIKADYLKFAQGLKLQPTSLHFVPMSALKGDNVVNKSERSPWYTGQSLMEILETVEVAGDRNFTDLRFPVQYVNRPNLNFRGFAGTLASGIVHKGDEVVVLPSGKSSRVKSIVTFEGELEQAGPGQAVTLTMEDEIDISRGDLLVHADNVPPVTDSFEAMLVWMAEEPMLPGKKYDIKRATSYVPGSIASIIHKVDVNTLEEGAASALQLNEIGKVKVSLDAPIALDGYDSNRTTGAFIVIDRLTNGTVGAGMIIAQPVAHGSATHHGKLAHVATEERAQRFGQQPATVLFSGLSGAGKSTLAYAVERKLFDMGRAVYVLDGQNLRHDLNKGLPQDRAGRTENWRRAAHVARQFNEAGLLTLAAFVAPSAEGREQAKDLIGKERLLTVYVQASPAVCAERDPQGLYAAGGDNIPGESFPYDVPLNADLVIDTQALSVEESVKQVLDLLRSRGAI; from the coding sequence ATGAGCCATCAATCTGATTTGATCAGCGAGGACATCCTCGCGTACCTGGGCCAGCACGAACGTAAAGAGCTGCTGCGCTTTCTCACCTGCGGCAACGTCGATGACGGCAAGAGCACCCTGATCGGGCGCCTGCTGCACGACTCGAAGATGATCTACGAAGACCACCTGGAAGCCATTACCCGGGATTCGAAGAAGGTCGGCACCACCGGTGACGACATCGACCTGGCATTGCTGGTCGATGGGCTGCAGGCCGAGCGCGAGCAGGGCATCACCATTGATGTCGCCTACCGCTATTTCTCCACCGCCAAACGCAAGTTCATCATCGCCGACACCCCCGGCCATGAGCAGTACACCCGCAACATGGCCACCGGTGCTTCCACCTGTGACCTGGCGATCATCTTGGTGGATGCCCGCTACGGCGTGCAGACCCAGACCCGTCGCCACAGCTTCATCGCCTCGTTGCTGGGCATCAAGCACATCGTCGTCGCCATCAACAAGATGGACCTCAAGGACTTCGATGAAGGTGTGTTCGAGTCGATCAAGGCCGACTACCTGAAGTTTGCCCAGGGCCTGAAGTTGCAGCCCACCAGCCTGCACTTCGTGCCGATGTCGGCGCTCAAGGGCGACAACGTGGTGAACAAGAGCGAGCGTTCGCCCTGGTACACCGGGCAGTCGCTGATGGAAATCCTCGAAACCGTGGAAGTGGCCGGTGACCGCAACTTCACCGACCTGCGTTTCCCGGTGCAGTACGTCAACCGTCCGAACCTGAACTTCCGTGGCTTTGCCGGCACCCTGGCCAGCGGCATCGTGCACAAGGGCGACGAAGTCGTGGTGCTGCCGTCGGGCAAGAGCAGCCGGGTCAAGTCCATCGTCACCTTCGAGGGCGAGCTGGAGCAGGCAGGCCCGGGCCAGGCCGTGACCCTGACCATGGAAGACGAGATCGACATCTCCCGTGGCGACCTGCTGGTGCATGCCGACAACGTGCCGCCGGTCACCGACAGCTTCGAAGCCATGCTGGTGTGGATGGCCGAAGAGCCGATGCTGCCGGGCAAGAAATACGACATCAAGCGTGCTACCAGCTACGTGCCGGGCTCGATTGCCAGCATCATCCACAAGGTCGATGTGAACACCCTGGAAGAGGGCGCGGCCAGCGCGCTGCAACTGAACGAGATCGGCAAGGTCAAGGTCAGCCTCGACGCGCCGATCGCCTTGGATGGCTACGACAGCAACCGCACCACCGGGGCCTTCATCGTCATCGACCGCTTGACCAACGGCACCGTCGGCGCCGGCATGATCATCGCCCAGCCAGTGGCCCATGGCAGCGCCACCCACCATGGCAAGCTGGCCCATGTCGCCACCGAAGAGCGTGCCCAGCGCTTCGGCCAGCAACCGGCCACCGTGCTGTTCAGCGGCCTGTCGGGCGCCGGCAAGAGCACCCTGGCCTACGCCGTGGAGCGCAAGCTGTTCGACATGGGGCGCGCGGTGTATGTGCTCGATGGCCAGAACCTGCGGCACGACCTGAACAAGGGCCTGCCCCAGGACCGTGCCGGGCGGACCGAGAATTGGCGCCGTGCGGCCCACGTCGCCCGTCAGTTCAACGAAGCCGGCCTGCTGACCCTGGCGGCGTTCGTGGCGCCGAGTGCCGAAGGGCGCGAGCAGGCCAAGGACCTGATCGGCAAGGAGCGTCTGCTGACGGTTTACGTCCAGGCATCGCCTGCGGTGTGCGCCGAGCGTGATCCGCAAGGGCTGTACGCGGCGGGCGGGGATAACATCCCGGGCGAATCCTTCCCTTACGACGTGCCGCTCAATGCCGATCTGGTGATCGACACCCAGGCGCTGTCGGTGGAAGAGAGTGTCAAGCAGGTGCTGGACCTGTTGCGTAGCCGCGGCGCGATCTAA
- a CDS encoding acyltransferase, with the protein MLEFLPAVVRGIIASILLALNTILLCSFLFCVAICKALPFALTQRLTHWLMNHTHEAWISNNKAWMQLVCRTRWHVQDLQGLDYQHSYLVTSNHQSWVDIMVLQYVFNRRIRPLKFFLKQELIWVPVIGLAWWALGFPFMKRYSKAYLEKHPEKKGKDLETTRKTCAKFRNNPVGIFNFVEGTRFTEAKHAQQQSPFRYLLKPKAGGIAFVLDAMGEQLHSIIDVTLHYPAGRPGFWDLLCGRVKDVVVHFEEVRIPPQFIGRNYEQDTAYRQEFQGWINQQWQAKDALLEKLHREYPAKP; encoded by the coding sequence CTGAACACCATCCTGCTGTGCTCGTTCCTGTTCTGCGTGGCGATCTGCAAGGCCCTGCCCTTCGCCCTCACCCAGCGCCTGACGCACTGGCTGATGAACCACACCCACGAAGCCTGGATCAGCAACAACAAGGCCTGGATGCAGCTGGTGTGCCGCACCCGCTGGCATGTGCAGGACCTGCAAGGCCTGGATTACCAGCACTCCTACCTGGTCACCAGCAACCACCAGAGCTGGGTCGACATCATGGTCCTGCAGTACGTGTTCAACCGGCGCATCCGCCCGCTGAAGTTCTTCCTCAAGCAAGAATTGATCTGGGTGCCGGTGATTGGCCTGGCCTGGTGGGCCCTGGGTTTTCCGTTCATGAAGCGCTACTCCAAGGCCTACCTGGAAAAGCATCCGGAGAAGAAAGGCAAGGATCTGGAAACCACCCGCAAGACCTGCGCGAAGTTTCGCAACAACCCGGTGGGTATCTTCAACTTCGTCGAAGGCACGCGCTTTACCGAGGCCAAGCACGCCCAGCAGCAATCACCGTTCCGCTACCTGCTCAAGCCCAAGGCTGGCGGCATCGCCTTCGTCCTCGACGCCATGGGCGAGCAGTTGCACTCGATCATCGATGTGACCCTGCACTATCCCGCTGGCCGTCCCGGTTTCTGGGACCTGCTGTGCGGCCGAGTCAAGGACGTGGTGGTGCACTTCGAGGAGGTGCGGATTCCGCCGCAGTTCATTGGCCGGAACTACGAGCAGGACACGGCCTATCGTCAGGAATTCCAGGGCTGGATCAACCAGCAGTGGCAGGCCAAGGATGCGCTGCTGGAAAAGCTGCATCGAGAGTATCCGGCAAAACCTTGA